A stretch of DNA from Mus musculus strain C57BL/6J chromosome 6, GRCm38.p6 C57BL/6J:
CTAGAGTGCTTTGTACAGTATTGGTGCTTTAGTACAGAGTAGCATTTGACTGGATATTGTAAGAACCCAAGCTAATGAACATAGTGGGTAAACTATCCCCTAACTATACCCATCAAAAACTCACTTCATCAAGAACCAGTTTGTTTCAAGCCTGGAATTTTCTTACTATGAAGAAAACCTTAGTTCTTTTAGACTTTTACCTCTGATTTTAAAGGCTGCATTTTAGTTCACTTACTTACAATTCACATTAGCTTAAATCTTGTTATTATAGTAAACATGTCTCAGTCTGGACAGTGATATTACTTTCTAGTTGGGCAAAATAGATTGCTTTCTAATTAGTGAATCTTGTTATTTTTGTGGCTAATGTAAGAATGTGTTAGGTGGGCCATTTCATCATAATTACCATGGCACTACTTTTCCTTAGTGATGTGATAATACATACCATTGAATTATTCTGTTGTTATTTAAGTTGTTTTCTAATGCTATATCGCTTATTGATCTTGTTCAAATGAAATGAAGATGGCGATTGCTAATTGCCCTCGTGTTTGCATGGATCTTAAGTAGTCACTCAATAGCTAAGGAAAAGTCAGTCTTTTAAATCCAATCTTTACCTTCCTAAGCCACTTAAATTGTGCACTTAAATTTGATAATAATTTTACAACTTTGTCACATCTTAATGTTACTTGTCACTACAATACAACAATATTAATAGACACTAATATCCATTAAGTGTGATTTCAAGCTCTATCTTAAAATACATGCATAAATTCATATTAAGAGaaacagctgggcagtggcggcacacgcctttaatcccagcacttgggaggcagaggtaggcggatttctgagtttgaggccagcctggtctacagagtgagttccaggacagccagagctatacacagaaaccttgtctcaaaaaaaccaaaccaaccaaacaaacaaaaccacacaattTAAAAGTCTCGGGGTTGCCTTTTTGTGTTGAAAAGAAGTATTCTTTTAAGAGACACGTTAGGAAATTATCTTTACAAACGAATAATTCATGAGTATATTTATCTCATTGTAACTAACATAAACATGTTTAATTCTCTTCTATGATGAAGATTATACAGTATAGAGGACACTTTTATATATAGACTTTAAGATTTTAATAACTGTATTGTTAAATGTAAGTGCATGACAAAATAAACCCACACGCTTCAATCTCCATGCACTGTGTGTTTTGACATTTGTCTCCGGGTACCTTGTTGCATCCCTGCATTTGTCATTGACCCTCCTGCATCATGCCATACTACTAACTTTATGGAATCGTTATCTTTAAATCGCACATTGAAGCAATTGGAGTCTACGTTACTTTTACCTTTTGCACTGTGAAATTTGGCTTATCTTAGAACAATTAAATAACTTTGCTGTTAAACTTCATCAGTTGTTGCCTCtttgtattttgaaatattaaGGTCCTAACGATCTACCAATGCATTACTTTTAAATATGCATAAGATTGAATGTGCCTCAAAACAGCATATGTTCCCTGCATTTGTTCAGCTATTACACAATGTGAATTGTAAGGATccataccaaaaataaaaaaataaataaataaaaggacacAGACACAAATTCATTATCATATTTTATTCCCATTCTTCTTGGAATCTATTTTGCTGACGTGAGGATACTCTATAAACCAATATAATTTGCAAACATTATTTATGAGTAATACCCAAGTTAATGGGCAATTATTAAAATATCAGCTGCTATTTTTGAGGAAAATACCAGCAAGGGGAGATGAATATGGGAGCTGTTGTTGTTCAGTTCTACTTTGGATGTAGAAGTTTTAAACACTTCATACTCAGAAATGTAACTTCTTCATACTCTTGAAAGGAAACATGGACGGTTTATAGAATTGTCCTATTTATGAAACCCCAAAACCTTCTAACAAAATGACCTGAGTCCAGTTGGAAAGCAGAGTCAAGATCTTCCAAAGTGAGTTTGTACTTAGCATCGTGAAGGTTCCTAAGGTCCCCATCCATTAGACTGACATAGGACCAAGAGGGCACTCAGGCTCCTCCAGAGCCTAAGGCAGTGAACAGCAAACTCACATACAGCAGCAGTCAGTCAGACTCTGGGGTAACATGGTTGAACTAGTACACACATTTGACACTGACTCTGGGGTAACATGGTTGAATTAGTACCACATTTGACACTGAGGGAATCATGATCCAGATAGTTAACATTGCTCACTAGTAAACAGTGAAATCTCTCCACTTCAACGCACCCTGAGAATGTTGAAATGGAAGGAAGCCAACCTCCAGCCCAACTCTTCAAATAAATGAGATGATTAAAATACGTGCTCAGACGATAGTAAACAGCCGTAAAAATCTGAAACAACTGATATGTGCTGAAAAGAGTATGAAactgttgagtttttttttttttcatacaggtGAAAATACATAGTATAGCAAGGTGTcattaagaaataatttttatggtCTGCCCTTGTTGTAATTAAAATGGTTCAAAGCAAATGAGAAGATAGCGCTTCTGGGAAGCCCAGGTAGTGTCTCGTGGACTGAATTACTACAATTACTGAATTACTAAAAGATTACTTCACAAAGGGATTTTTCTCCTCTAGCTGTAGCTTTCGGAAGAGTAAGTTGAAGGTTGTTTCGGCCACAGTGCGTTGCATGTTATTAACTTCCCACAGGTTGGTTTTCTTGAGGGTTACAAAGACTCAGGCGTTTGAGAAAATTGAAATGACTTTAACTTGGACCCATTATGAAAACAAGACATGGGGAGATGATTACATAGGAACAAGAACAGAACAACTGATCCATAGAAAAATTCGCTAAGCTCTTTCACAGTCAACCCATCCATGAATAAAATAAGGAGAATTGAACATAAGTCTAGGAGTATCTCAAGTGATGATTTTCACTTTGATAGCACAGAAAATTGGTGAGGGTAACTCACTTTGGAATAGCTAAGCTTTTAAGAGTATCAAGGTGAAATCTTAGGAATTGAGGACATCTGTAGACATTATGTTATTTCTCATCTAAGCAGAATTCATGTGTCCAACCATGTTTTTGATTTTATAGTTATTAATACCCAAGGAGTTTATGATGACAAGAATGAACTAGTGATAATGTTTTTGATTTTATAGTTATTAATACCCAAGAAGTTTCTGATTGTAAAAATGAACTTGTGATATTCTAAATTGAAGGGAAAGTCAAAGTAAGATGAATAGTTAGTGTCCGTTCAGTTATGCCATGGAATGTATTTAAAAGATGCACTTACTGTGTAAAGACTTAAACACAGGGCATAGGCAACAtcaagagagagaagagcagaaaTGGCTAATGGCGTGCAGGTTCAGAAGAGCCTAACATGAAAAGCATCATTATAACAGGGCCCCCAAGCCTCACTGCTACCATGCTTATCCCTTTCTGAATAACCCAGACACTTACCTGAAGTCTAAGAAATACCCACCAGCTCTCAGTTACTTGTCGCCGTGCTAGGTTCCTTTCTGGATACCAAGAACATCTTTTCCCAGCAAGCACTcaatcactgagctacatcactgGGCCCTTAGCCTATTCTAATATTTGCTAGCTGGTGTCTTTTTTGGCAACAAGAAAAGTACATGGATTCTAATTggttgggaaaattaaaaagcagaCATGAAGGAATGTGGTTACTGAGTTCTCTACAATATTAGCTCAACTCCCCGGGGAAAACACATCaaccctttctcagtttccctgCAGTCAACCTGGGCTGGAGATTACGgtaataagctttctctcttgtCCAACGCAGAATCCTGTATTCAAATGCGTATAAGCACAAGTCAAACGAACACGATGGAGTGGCTTGGCCCTTAGTCAGGGGAACATCAGGAAATTAATCAAATCGGAAAATTAATCCTAGCCAAGTGTATTGAAAGTCCCAGTCAGTTCTATCCACCTTGAAAACACACTGAGAAGAAATTGGGCTTGTTTTTACTATTAATTTTCTCACTATTGTGccatcttttttccttccttccctttgatGGGAGAGAGGGTGGGCTTGGGAAAGGCAATTTGAGCAGAGATAGAGATCAATGTAAATGTTGTCACATGTCACTTTGTAGTGTCCTCTTCAGTTTGTCAGCTTTGAAGCTAGAATTTGacacttttattttgagatattttCAATGGTAGTGACTTCTCGGTTTTCTTTgaactttctctctttccatccgAAGAGAAGCCCGTGAGGCTGCAGGAGTTGAATTAAAACCGTTAACAatattgtttttaactttttagaACTTGACCTTTTTCCTGAATTAATTGGGACTGAAGAAATAATCAAGGTACCATagccatttttatatttaaatgttttaaaatgtaaaagcctATCTAGAATTATTGCTTGGTTTTTAGATTCTGTTGTATGATTCAGTGTTGGGTTAATTGCTATGCTttaatgtcacacacacatatatgatttaTGAAAAACTGGAAAGATGTTTGATTAGTGTAATACACAAAAATAgttataatgaaaaaaattcaacttTACAAATAATTGCAGCTATAAACTATAGCTACATTGGAACTTTGCagcatccattttttttctagcaaTATTGTCCTAGCTTTTAATATTGCTACAGTCTATAAATAATCAATGACTGATGGATTCATAATAAATATGAGCCAGGTTACAAACAGAATATTTTTGGTATTTCATGTAGAAAGCATACGTTTCTAGTACAATGTCCTCTAAGTAAATAAACATTTGAGAATATAAACCAATTTTAACAATATCTTATATTTGACATGATAGAAAATAACCGAGTGAATGTGTAGTTCAACCTAACCCCAAATGTATTGTTCATCACAACTGAAACTTTATTTTCGAACCAGGTACTCCAGATGAGATAGACATGCGAATATGTCCAAATAGTGTGGGAGCAGAGAAAAAGTGATAACTAATGCCATTATCAAGTAATGTATTGAAATCAGCTTATCATTTTCCATAGATGATTACCTCAATGATTGACATATCTATGGCTAGTCTTTCTTACAATAGATTGTCTTGCCCAAATTCTTATTCTATATTACAAGTATTCATATAATTTATCTAGGGagagctttgtgtgtgtggtcacaTGCTCATGTTCACTTGTGTATAAATGATGCCTAAAATTACTAATCAACTTTACAATTGAAATTACTAAAATTACAGAAtcaaatcaaaagaagaaaaatgtttgcTATGTGTTAAATCAACTCTTTTTAATCTGATAAACTGAAGCAAGCCCCTCACTCTAGTAATTTAGTAAATTATACTGTTTGGGTTTCATTGTGTATGAAATACAGTCTGCAATTACTTCTCATTATAGTCTCCATGATTCCAATtccctatttatttttattcttaattaatATTGACACTAAAGAAATCTCAGGGAATGCTTACAAAAGTTGAAATCTGAAATCTTCCGATGTTAATTACTAGCATTTTTTATATAAAACTATAGTGCTATAGTTATTGTAGCATTTGGCTGTGTGAATAGACTATATATTCTAGCAGTATAAGATTAGGTATGCTaaagtatatacatgtacatgtacatgtacatgtacatatacatatacatatacatatacatatacatatacatatacattatacacatacacatacacatacacatatacataggaTGTTACTTAAGTGTCACCAACTATGTATACTGCAAACACAAGCAGTAGAGAAGTAAGCGGCAATGTTTTCAAATTACATCTATTACAGTCTATCGTGTAATAGTTAAAAGTTCCTCAATAGGAGGAGAAAATATAACCCCGCATTTCTGTCCAGGTTCCAACAAGAAACAGATGTCACAATCAAGTGTACTCACTGATGTTGATTTAGATGCATGAGAAGGTAAATGGATGTCTAGAAGAGGCGGTGTTCTACAATTGGGCCTGCAGTTGTCAGAGACTGTTTGCTCTACCTACGtctgaaaggcagggagaaaataGACTGTGTTCCAGCAGGTGCTGTGACCTTGGTAGAGGGACAGGGCCATCCTGTGATGAAAACGTAGGTGGCAAGACTCCTGGACAATATTCTTACTCTCTCActtcccacttcttagccctacAGAATGGAAAGTTGTGGAGAACAAGAAAATGAAGTGAATGAATGTATAGCTCACAGACAAAAAGGCCTGTACGAAGGCATGGtagaactttaaaataatttcttcatgAGGAAGGTTGTGccctggaagagaaaggggatTTATGAAAAATTGTGGTATTTGTGGGTCCCATGGCAGTAGCATCCAAAGAAGCATAAATAccattttataaagtaaaaatagaacACACTGCTGTGGGAAAGGAGTCAGACATATGTGGGACTTAAAATGATAGATCCAGGTACCCTGATCCACCAATTTAATTTTACAAGTCAGAGTATTGCATCCTATTGGAATTAACTATCATTGTATATGGTCAGATCAGAATAGATACATTAAATAGTGTTTTCCTACAGTGTGACTTGGAGATGGGCGGAGAATACTGCTTAAACACCCACTATTTACTTCCTAAGAACTTTTGATCTTACACTTCATGTAGGAGTgaatgaaagaagctgagaactaTGTGGATTGCATCCCTGAGGATTTTTAAGTCCTGAGAattgaaaggagaaagagagcctCTCCATGTAGAAAACATTTCTTGAAAAGTAAACATTTCTACATGAATgggacttttaaatttaaaaaagaaaaagttgagaAAACAGGTGTGTGGCAATGCAgaaaagtctctaaagaaagaaatcgaagatctcagaagatggaaagatctcccatgctcatggattggtaggattaatatactaaaaatggccatcttgtcaaaagcaatctatagattcaatgcaatccccatcaaaattccaactcaattctttattgagttagaaagaacaatttccaaactcatctggaataaaaaaaaaaaaaggagagcaaaaactatcctcaacaataaaagaacttttgggggactcaccatccctgacatcaagctgtactacagagcaatagtgataaaaaaccacatggtattggtacactgacaggcaggtagatcaatagaatagaattgaagacccagaaatgaatccacacaactatagtcacttgatttttaacaaaggAACTAAAAAGACAAATTACAATTCTGCAAGAATTTACAAGAGAGGGTATCTGTTAAAATGTTTGTAGCCATATAATGCATATATTAATTATGGAGCATAAATTATGTACTCTTGAAACAGTGACACGGGTAGTATGACCTAACAAAATCCAACAAAGCATAGAGAATGGTCAATCATCTCCCTCAGATTCCAAGAGGTGTCTTATTGAACATCATAAAATTTATAatctaccagaaaagaaatcatcTAGGGTCTATGTTTATGCTGGTGTGTAGGTTTTGCCCCAATATATGCAATGGGAAAACAGATGAGTATCCACAAGGCTCTCATAAAATTGTTATGGAAATCTACATGGTTTATGGAAAGATAAGATAAAGTATGTTTGTGTGGAACATTAGCAAAGATGAATATTAGTGGAGGGGATCATAGAAATCATTAGATCATGTATAACAATACATGGCATATCTTTGAGGAGATTCGGTTTAGAACGGGGGAGGAAATGTTAAATGATAGCTGAGATTAAATTAAGGATGTTCTATGTTCATTTTCAACAGAAgagaagattcacttaatcttgtTAGCATAATCTGAGGATTTCAGAAAATGCAGGCTGCTCGACTATGTTCAAGTTCTAAGGAGACTCTAGAAGGTGGACTCGTACACAGATGTAGGAATGAGCTTTTGAAGGGAAGGCTAACAAGTGCTTAGCATCAAGAGAAATGGAGGGGGAGTAATGACTTAGTTGAGCAGTGTTTTCAATGTTAGGGTCATATGTGATTCTTGTGGGTTGGCTTCTGTTTGCCATGGCAAGTGAACAAGACAAGATGATGCCTTCTCATCATCTGCTGAGAATGAGACAAAGAACGGGAGATGGAAGGTGTGAACAGTGCTTGGTGTTGGGGGTTAGTGTGGAGTGACATCAGAGAGCTACGCAGGTTCTTAGACTTATTGAAGAATAAGATAAATTTTccatcacagtcagctattggatgggtcacacggcccccaatggaggagctagagaaattacccaaggaggtaaagggaactgcaaccctataggtggaacaacaatatgaactaaccagtacctcggagctcttgtctctagctgcatatgtatcaaaagatggcctagtcggccatcactgcaaagagaggcccattggacttcaaactttatatgccccagtacaggggaacgccagggccaaaatgggggagtggatgggtaggaaattggggggggggtgggtatgggggacttttgggatagcattgaaaatgtatacgaggaaaatacctaataaaaaaaagagagaaaaaaaagataaattttcCATTCCATGAAGCTGAACATGGGTGCTCAGAAAAACTGGCTCAGACTATGAAGTAAATATTTTtgtgatattattttaaatattttgtgttaTCTCTGGTTCCTTATTATATAGCATTAAAATGTAGGCAGTTACAGTTAAAGTGCCTTCATTTGGCTTAATTGCTTTCCACAGTGAgtataaaatagaatttatagGATATATGCCTGTTGAACAGATACATAGTATGAATAaagtagaatagaatagaatagaatagaatagaatagaatagaatagaatagaggaTGGTGTCCTATGAGGGTCAAAAGTCAAGAAGGTCACACAAGTGAAAATTCGTAGTATAATGCTGTATAAGATATTTAGACTTTgtttttctctaatttcattatGCTTATTTACACTTTGTTTGCCTCTGGCAGGAGGAAGAATATGGAAAAGACAATGAAGAAGACACTGGCTTGAATCCTGGTAGAGACAGTGTCACAAACCAAATAAGGAAAAAGGAACCCCAGGTTTCTACCACGACTCACTATAATCACATGGGGACTAAATACAATGAAGCCAAGACTAACCGATCTCCAACAAGAGGATCTGAATTCTCTGGAAAGAGTGATGTTCCCAACACTTCCCCGAATTCTACTTCCCAACATGTTGCTGAATTCGAAACAGAAAGAGGAATTTCCTTGCCTTCTCAGACTGGAACTAACCTGCCACCACACAATGTGGAAGGCACTTCAGCCTCCTTAAACAGTGGCTCTAAAACTCTCTTTATCTTCCCACAGATGAACTTGTCTGGGACTGCAGAATCCTTAAATACGGTTCCCATAACAGAGTACAAAGAGGTTTCTGCTGACGTCAGTGAGGAAGAAAACTTCCTGACTGATTTCAAGCTCGATACGGGAGCCGATGACTCTTCAGGCTCCAGCCCCTCAACCTCCACTGTCCCCTTTTCCTCAGATAATCTATCCCATGGATACATAACTTCTTCAGACATGCCCGAGGCTATCACGTATGATGTCCTTAAGCCAGGATCTACAAGAAATGCCCCAGAGGATTCAGCTCCATCAGGTTCAGAGGAATCACTAAAGGATCCATCTCTTGAAGGGAGTGTATGGTTTCCTGGCTCCACAGACCTAACAACGCAGTCTGAGACTGGATCCGGCCGAGAGAGCTTTCTCCAGGTTAACTCCACAGACATACAAATTGATGAATCGAGGGAGACAACCGAGTCGTTTTCTCCAGATGCTACCGTGTCACAGGATCCTTCAGTCACAGACATGGGAATGCCACATTATTCTACCTTTGCCTACCTCCCAACCGAAGTGACACCACAGGCTTTCACTCCATCCTCCAGACCACTTGATTTGGCTCCTACTATCAACATCCTCCATTCGCAGACGACTCAACCAGTATACAATGGTGAGACACCTCTTCAACCTTCCTACAGTAGTGAAGTCTTTCCTCTAGCCACCCCTTTGTTGCTTGACAATCAGACCCTCAACACTACCCCTGCTGCTTCAAGTAGTGATTCGGCCTTGCATGCTACGCCTGTATCCCCCAGTGTTGGTGTGTCATTTGAATCCATCCTGTCTTCCTATGATGATGCACCTCTGCTCCCattttcctctgcttccttcagTAGTGAAATGTTTCGCCATCTGCATACGGTTTCTCAAACCCTTCCGCAAGTCACTTCAGCTGCTGAGAGGGATGAGCTGTCTTTGCATGCTTCTCTGCTGGTGGCTAGGGGTGATTTGCTGTTAGAACCCAGCCTTGTTCAGTATTCTGATGTGGCGTCACATCAGGCCACTACTCGTGCTGCTTCGGACACATTGGGATTTGGTAGTGAGTCTGCTGTCTTTTATAAAACGTCCATGGTTTCTCAGATTGAATCACCCAGAAGTGATGTTGTTATGCATGCATACTCTTCGGGGCCTGAACCTTCTTATACCGTTGAGGGCTCCCACCACGTACCCACTGTTTCTTACAGTTCTGCAATGCCTCTGCATGGTTCTGTCGATGTATCTGATCAGGGGTCCTTACTTATCAATCCTAGCCATATATCAATGCCTGAGTCCTCCTTTATTACTCCAACTGCATCATTACTGCAGCCTCCTCCAGCCCTCTCTGGTGATGGGGAATGGTCTGGAGCCTCCTCTGATAGTGAATTGCTTTTACCTGACGCAGATGGGCTGAGAACTCTTaacatttcttcacctgtttccGTAGCTGAATTTACATATACGACATCTGTGTTTGCTGATGGTATTAAGCCGCTCTCTAAAAGTGAAATGATGTATGGAAATGAGACTGAACTGAAAATGTCTTCTTTCAGTGACATGGCATACCCTTCTAAAAGCACAGTTGTGCCAAAGATGTCAGATGTTGTACATAAGTGGAGTGAATCTTTAAAAGAaacctctgtttctatttctagCATGAAGAGTGTGTTTCCAGAGTCTCTTGTTTATCCCACAACTAAGGGTTTTGAACAGGGGGTTAGTCACGTTCCAGAAATTATCTTCCCAGTTCAACCTACACACACTGCATCTCAAGCATCTGGGGACACTTGGCTTAAACCCGGGCTTAGCGCAAACTCAGAGGCAGCGTTCTCAGACACTGCTTCTAGGGAAGTAGTACACCCTTCAACACAGCCCTTGCTCTATGAGGCCGCAACTCCTTTTAATACTGAAGCGTTGCTGCAACCTTCCTTTCAGGCTTCTGATGTTGACACCTTGCTTAAAACTGCTCTCCCATCTGTGCCTAGTGATCCAATACTGGCTGGAACCCCCCAGGTTGAACAAAGTAGCTCTTCCGTGTCTCATCCCATGGCATCAGAGTCTGGTTCAAGCGAAAGCATGCTGCACTTTACGTCTGTACCTATTCTCGATATATCACCTTCTAAGGTGCACTCCACTCCACTTCAAGGCTTAACAGTTCCTCACTCGAGTAAGAAATTTTCTGAACAAGGTTTGCTTAAGAGCAAAAGTCCCCAGCAAGTGCTGCCATCTTTGTTCAGCAATGACGAGTTTTTCCAAAGCGCACATCTGGACGTTAGCCAGGCCTATCCTCCAAAAGGGAGGCATGCATTTGTTACTCCTGTTTTATCAATTGATGAACCACAAAATACGCTTATAAACAAGCTTGTGTATTCTGAGGACATTTTCTCGAGCACTGAGATTTCTATTACTGATAAGGTACTTACTGGTCTCCCAACGCTTGCTTCTGATGTACTTTCATCTACTGACCATTCTGTTCCATTAGGAAGTGGGCCCATTTCCTTGACAATGGTTTCTCCCAACAGAGATGATTCTGTGACCACAGCCAAGTTGCTTCTTCCTTCTACAGCTACTTCTAAGCTGACTCAGAGCGCCAGATCTGATGCCGATTTAGTGGGAGGTGGTGAAGATGGTGATGACTATGATGATGATGACTATGATGACATAGATAGGGGTCGCTTTCCTGTGAATAAGTGTATGTCATGCTTGCCCTATAGAGAATCCCGGGAAAAGGTAATGAATGACTCGGACACCCAGGAGAGCAGTCTTGTGGATCAGAGTGACCCAATTTCACCTTTACTCTTTGAGAatacagaagaagaaaatggaggcaCAGGTGTAACTAGGGTGGATAAGTCACCACCACCAAGTATGCTACCCCAGAATCACAATGATGGAAAAGAGGACAGTGACATCCAAATGGGTAGTGCTGTCCTTCCTCATACCCCAGGATCTAAAGCGTGGGCAGTTTTGACAAGTGATGAAGAGAGTGGGTCAGGGCAAGGCACCTCAGATAGCCTTAATGATAATGAGACGTCCACAGATTTCAGTTTTCCAGATGTTAATGAAAAGGATACTGATGGTGTCCTGGAAACAGATGACACAGGCATAGCTCCGGGATCTCCACGGTCCTCCACACCATCTGTTACTAGTGGGCACTCAGGAGTATCCAACAGTTCAGAGGCAGGTTAGTTATGagcaaaggaaaagaatgagaTGTGATGATTTCTTGCTATGAAAGTAAAAAAATAGAAGAATCGTGGAAGAAAGGAATTCCGGTCCACCAGCAGACCTTCACTTTTTAACCAGAACGTTCAACCATTTGTAGCTCCTATAAATATAATTTCACTCATGATTTCAAATGAATATCCAACATATTTTTGGTCCTTGGTTTAATTATCTTCAAAATACATTGTTTGTGTGTTGTTACTAATTCCTATTCTACAGGATTCCTATTGTGTGTACAATCaattatatatgcataatacACCGTTAGTATATTGCAATGCAGTGTGCTGTGTTAAGACAATTTAAATGTTCATACTTGTATTCTAAAATAAGTTGTAAACCAATTCTATTGGATTTAAAATCTCAGTAATATGCTATGAGCACCTATCcaccaacagaaacaaaggagacACTTCCCATGTGCACATCAACGTGGAGAGCTTctaaaaaagaattacagggctATGATTTGATAGCTAAGGAAGGTTTTGAAAAACATCATATTGCTTTTAAAACTATCTTTCTTTGAGCTTCTTTATGTTGCCTAAAGAGGGCAGTATAAACCAGCAAAATACATTCTACTTCGTGTTTGTTACAGTATTTGTCATTCCGGCTTAAA
This window harbors:
- the Ptprz1 gene encoding receptor-type tyrosine-protein phosphatase zeta isoform X1 → MRILQSFLACVQLLCLCRLDWAYGYYRQQRKLVEEIGWSYTGALNQKNWGKKYPICNSPKQSPINIDEDLTQVNVNLKKLKFQGWEKASLENTFIHNTGKTVEINLTNDYYLSGGLSEKVFKASKITFHWGKCNVSSEGSEHSLEGQKFPLEMQVYCFDADRFSSFEEAVKGKGRLRALSILFEVGVEENLDYKAIIDGTESVSRFGKQAALDPFVLQNLLPNSTDKYYIYNGSLTSPPCTDTVEWIVFKDTVSISESQLAVFCEVLTMQQSGYVMLMDYLQNNFREQQYKFSRQVFSSYTGKEEIHEVVCSSEPENVQADPENYTSLLVTWERPRVVYDAMIEKFAVLYQPLAGNDQAKHEFLTDGYQDLGAILNNLLPNMSYVLQIVAVCSNGLYGKYSDQLIVDMPTEDAELDLFPELIGTEEIIKEEEYGKDNEEDTGLNPGRDSVTNQIRKKEPQVSTTTHYNHMGTKYNEAKTNRSPTRGSEFSGKSDVPNTSPNSTSQHVAEFETERGISLPSQTGTNLPPHNVEGTSASLNSGSKTLFIFPQMNLSGTAESLNTVPITEYKEVSADVSEEENFLTDFKLDTGADDSSGSSPSTSTVPFSSDNLSHGYITSSDMPEAITYDVLKPGSTRNAPEDSAPSGSEESLKDPSLEGSVWFPGSTDLTTQSETGSGRESFLQVNSTDIQIDESRETTESFSPDATVSQDPSVTDMGMPHYSTFAYLPTEVTPQAFTPSSRPLDLAPTINILHSQTTQPVYNGETPLQPSYSSEVFPLATPLLLDNQTLNTTPAASSSDSALHATPVSPSVGVSFESILSSYDDAPLLPFSSASFSSEMFRHLHTVSQTLPQVTSAAERDELSLHASLLVARGDLLLEPSLVQYSDVASHQATTRAASDTLGFGSESAVFYKTSMVSQIESPRSDVVMHAYSSGPEPSYTVEGSHHVPTVSYSSAMPLHGSVDVSDQGSLLINPSHISMPESSFITPTASLLQPPPALSGDGEWSGASSDSELLLPDADGLRTLNISSPVSVAEFTYTTSVFADGIKPLSKSEMMYGNETELKMSSFSDMAYPSKSTVVPKMSDVVHKWSESLKETSVSISSMKSVFPESLVYPTTKGFEQGVSHVPEIIFPVQPTHTASQASGDTWLKPGLSANSEAAFSDTASREVVHPSTQPLLYEAATPFNTEALLQPSFQASDVDTLLKTALPSVPSDPILAGTPQVEQSSSSVSHPMASESGSSESMLHFTSVPILDISPSKVHSTPLQGLTVPHSSKKFSEQGLLKSKSPQQVLPSLFSNDEFFQSAHLDVSQAYPPKGRHAFVTPVLSIDEPQNTLINKLVYSEDIFSSTEISITDKVLTGLPTLASDVLSSTDHSVPLGSGPISLTMVSPNRDDSVTTAKLLLPSTATSKLTQSARSDADLVGGGEDGDDYDDDDYDDIDRGRFPVNKCMSCLPYRESREKVMNDSDTQESSLVDQSDPISPLLFENTEEENGGTGVTRVDKSPPPSMLPQNHNDGKEDSDIQMGSAVLPHTPGSKAWAVLTSDEESGSGQGTSDSLNDNETSTDFSFPDVNEKDTDGVLETDDTGIAPGSPRSSTPSVTSGHSGVSNSSEAEASNSSHESRIGLAEGLESEKKAVIPLVIVSALTFICLVVLVGILIYWRKCFQTAHFYLEDNTSPRVISTPPTPIFPISDDIGAIPIKHFPKHVADLHASNGFTEEFETLKEFYQEVQSCTADLGITADSSNHPDNKHKNRYVNIVAYDHSRVKLTQLAEKDGKLTDYINANYVDGYNRPKAYIAAQGPLKSTAEDFWRMIWEHNVEVIVMITNLVEKGRRKCDQYWPTDGSEEYGSFLVNQKSVQVLAYYTVRNFTLRNTKLKKLSELFQGSQKGRSSGRLVTQYHYTQWPDMGVPEYSLPVLAFVRKAAQAKRHAVGPVVVHCSAGVGRTGTYIVLDSMLQQIQHEGTVNIFGFLKHIRSQRNYLVQTEEQYVFIHDTLVEAILSKETEVPDSHIHSYVNTLLIPGPTGKTKLEKQFQLLSQSNILQSDYSTALKQCNREKNRTSSIIPVERSRVGISSLSGEGTDYINASYIMGYYQSNEFIITQHPLLHTIKDFWRMIWDHNAQLVVMIPDGQNMAEDEFVYWPNKDEPINCESFKVTLMSEEHKCLSNEEKLIVQDFILEATQDDYVLEVRHFQCPKWPNPDSPISKTFELISIIKEEAANRDGPMIVHDEHGGVTAGTFCALTTLMHQLEKENAMDVYQVAKMINLMRPGVFTDIEQYQFLYKVVLSLVSTRQEENPSTSLDSNGAALPDGNIAESLESLV